The Pyramidobacter piscolens W5455 sequence TGGTGTTCTGGCAGATCCTCGGCGCCATCGCCGCCGGCGTGCCCTACGCCGCCGTGAAGAAGATGGACCTTCTCGACGCCTGGCGTCTGGCGGGGGACGCGAAAGAGCTTTTTTTCGAATCGTAGGAAGGACGCAGCCGCGGGAGCTACGTCTTCTCTGTCTGCGCCTGAGCCGACTGTATTTCTGCTCGGCGCTGGAACTGATGCGCCTGCCGCTGGACGAGCTGCGCGTCATGCTCGAGACGGCGCGCGACGACCTGAAGAGACGGAAGTGACGCGCTGAACGAAGGGAGGCGGGAACGTGGCGGGAAAGATCTACGAAGTGGCCCTGAAGCTGTGCGGCGGCGTGGACGCGAGCGTCGGCAAGGCTTTCGCTTCCACGAAAGACAGCATGGCGGCTCTGTCCAAAAGCGTGAAAACGCTTCAGGACACCAGCGGCCAGATGAAAAGCTGGCGTAGCCTGGCCGGCGGCGTGCGCGACACGACCGGTCAGCTCAAGGCGGCGCGCGGCCAGCTCGAGAGTCTGGCGCGTCAGGGATACAACTCGTCCGGCGCGACCCGGCAGATGGCGCGGGAGTTCTCGGCAGCCGAAACGCGCGTGAAGAATCTCGCCCGAAAGCTGCAGACGCAGCGCGGCGAACTGCATCAGGTGTCCGCCGCGCTGAAAAGCGCCGGCGTGTCCACGCGCGATTACGGCAGGGAGCAGGACCGCCTCGCCGAAAAGATCGGACGGCTCGACGCTCTGCGGGGAAAGATGCAGTCGATCCAAGGCCGGATCGACGCCAACGAAGCGCGCAAGTCGGTTCTGAAGGGCCGGCTGGGCGTGCTGGGCTCGGTCCTGCCGGCCGCGGCGGGAATGTTCTCCGTCGGTAAGGCGGTGACGGAGACGGCCGGCTTCGAAGAGGCCATGAACAAGCACGAGGCGAACGGCGCCGACGCCGAACAGCGCGGGCGTCTGGCGGCGTTTTACCGCGAGCGCGGACGCGCGACGCGCTTCTCGGCGACGACCTACGCCAACGCCGGCAACGACCTGATGTCCTTCGGCTTCGGCGAGAAGGAGATCGAGGCCGGTCTGGAGGGGATCGCCAAGGGAGCCGTCGCCACGGGGACCGGCTTCGAAGACATGAAGAAGGCGGGCGTCGCCTCGCTCAAGGCCTTCGACAAGCCTGCTTCTGAGCTGACGAACGTGATTGCCGTGCTGTCCGTGACCTCGAACAAAACGGGCGCTTCGGTTGGCGAACTCTCCGAGACGTTCGCGGAGGCCGCGCCGCTGGCCAAGCAGCTGGCCGTGAACGAGAGCGAGCTGGCGGCGATGGCCGGCGTGCTGGCCGACAACGGTCTGAAAGGCGCGAAGAGCGGCGCGGCGCTGAAGAAAATGCTTCTCGGCCTGACGGAACCGAGCGAG is a genomic window containing:
- a CDS encoding phage tail tape measure protein, whose translation is MAGKIYEVALKLCGGVDASVGKAFASTKDSMAALSKSVKTLQDTSGQMKSWRSLAGGVRDTTGQLKAARGQLESLARQGYNSSGATRQMAREFSAAETRVKNLARKLQTQRGELHQVSAALKSAGVSTRDYGREQDRLAEKIGRLDALRGKMQSIQGRIDANEARKSVLKGRLGVLGSVLPAAAGMFSVGKAVTETAGFEEAMNKHEANGADAEQRGRLAAFYRERGRATRFSATTYANAGNDLMSFGFGEKEIEAGLEGIAKGAVATGTGFEDMKKAGVASLKAFDKPASELTNVIAVLSVTSNKTGASVGELSETFAEAAPLAKQLAVNESELAAMAGVLADNGLKGAKSGAALKKMLLGLTEPSESVTKRLAGLGVNADRLFRYSDGNARSFKAIFTDLNEITRGMGDAEKLNLYRGIFGDKAAAAAMDMARKVASGRFAELADEAAKDSLAVLEKMKNSMDKGLNASLARLGASAKSVLLSFGGAFGGDLATGIDAVARKLGSLSRWLEENKEWAGRIAKVVSSLLAFRLGLTATELAARSLLGPFLKGWKTLTKFRAAAETASGGMKMLGTAGKLAKTAFAALGSPIGMISLGIGGLVAAGYYLYKNWDKISAWCGKAWNWLGDQVRGVVEWFEAIPEKVKKAWENVKKFIDDSNAEAAAAAPAGALVAPPKGYSDASGRFAGGGRV